A genome region from Arachidicoccus soli includes the following:
- a CDS encoding SusC/RagA family TonB-linked outer membrane protein, whose protein sequence is MKKLIEFTTILLLLFFNQVAAQNTKLISGHIFDAQTGQTLANTTIRAVQSKQTVLSSNTGAFTVAIKSNDTLQITHVGYNTERIRVTALSQDIKIRLQQQNNALEDVTINTGYQKLKPNEVNGSYVVIDNKKLNQQTGLNILDRLNGVTSSLLFNTGKQNGNPQNSTGITIRGLSTINGPLDPLIVVDNFIYDGNINNINPNDVESITILKDAAAASIWGARAGNGVIVITTKKGHFNQKLQVDFNADLMVTDKPDLYYIPQISSADYIDFQQALFNKGYYNAQFTNKSHPAIPPAVQIFQDRKNGLVSAEDSAQQIDALKKIDNRQQFEKYFYRKGITQQYALNLRGGSRNIGWLLSGTYDKEMNNLRADYNKINLRFENTYLPVKNITVNTGVYYTNSTNTSGMTAYSTMSEINSKQFVPYLNLAGQNGQSVPIIHNYNQRYTDTAGAGNLLNWGYYPLQDYKHSYGKTNIEELTAHISIGYHILKGLDASLMYRYDKQNTNQTNIQDTSSYYTRNLINTFSQLNRSTGTVTYIIPLGSILNKDYSSLNSYNLRGQLNFDRTFNQAHRINAILGVEVRKEWATSNGAIYYGYNANPLTNSSNLDYIDFYPNFVNGAKAKIPYGSTLSSTDNRFLSFFSNLSYNYREKYTVSASMRKDGSNIFGANTNDKWKPLWSTGLGWQLSKEAFYPLSWLPFLKLSATYGVSGNVDLTKTALPIGIYGQNTFGTISLPGLSISAINNPDLSWERSYQTNIKLDFATRKNTLTGSLEYYMKKGTDLYAPTPYDYTTFGLTSTITANVADMKGKGVDITLHSVNINKAFRWTTDFLYSYNQSVTTKYYASSSSAIQSFLGHGNMIMPVVGKPLYSIAAYKWGGLDANGDPQGYINDTLSTNYNAISQSSLNNGLKGGSIVYVGSANPTSFGAIMNNFSFKGFELSFNITYKLGYYLLKPALAYNGLATNGTNGADYAKRWQEPGDEHKTNVPAFVYPLNASRDGFYQLSEINVIKGDHIRLQFINLSYSFLARRYKLPFKNLQVYFNIANLGILWRANHDHIDPDFVNAIPDPKTYTLGVRANF, encoded by the coding sequence ATGAAAAAATTGATAGAATTTACAACAATATTGCTGCTGTTATTTTTTAACCAAGTAGCTGCACAAAATACAAAGCTAATCAGCGGGCATATTTTCGATGCACAGACTGGTCAAACTTTGGCGAATACAACAATTCGCGCAGTACAATCAAAGCAAACTGTACTTAGTAGTAACACTGGTGCTTTCACGGTTGCAATCAAGTCAAATGATACTTTGCAGATAACGCACGTAGGATATAATACAGAAAGGATTAGAGTTACTGCTCTGTCGCAGGATATTAAGATAAGGCTCCAACAACAAAATAATGCACTAGAAGATGTAACCATTAATACAGGTTACCAAAAATTAAAGCCCAACGAGGTCAACGGCTCTTACGTAGTCATTGATAATAAAAAACTGAACCAGCAGACCGGACTAAATATTCTTGACAGGCTGAACGGTGTAACAAGCAGCCTATTGTTCAATACCGGTAAACAAAACGGAAACCCACAAAATTCCACAGGCATAACGATCCGCGGACTAAGCACCATTAATGGTCCACTTGACCCTTTAATTGTAGTGGACAATTTTATCTACGATGGCAATATCAATAATATTAATCCAAACGATGTAGAAAGTATTACTATACTAAAAGACGCTGCTGCCGCTTCTATCTGGGGTGCGCGCGCAGGCAACGGGGTTATTGTAATAACCACCAAGAAAGGCCATTTCAACCAAAAGCTGCAAGTTGATTTTAATGCTGATCTAATGGTTACAGATAAACCGGACTTGTATTATATTCCCCAAATATCCTCTGCGGATTATATAGATTTTCAACAGGCACTGTTCAATAAGGGTTACTACAATGCACAATTTACCAATAAGTCACATCCCGCCATACCCCCAGCAGTACAGATATTCCAAGACAGGAAGAACGGCTTGGTCTCTGCCGAAGATTCCGCCCAACAAATTGATGCGCTAAAGAAAATCGATAACAGACAGCAATTTGAAAAGTATTTCTACCGCAAAGGGATAACACAACAATATGCCTTAAACCTGCGGGGCGGCAGCCGGAATATCGGATGGTTGCTTTCAGGAACTTACGACAAAGAGATGAATAATTTACGTGCCGACTATAATAAAATCAACCTTCGCTTCGAAAATACTTACCTCCCGGTAAAGAATATAACGGTAAACACGGGTGTCTATTATACGAACAGCACTAACACATCTGGTATGACTGCTTACAGTACAATGTCCGAAATCAACTCAAAACAATTTGTTCCTTATTTGAATCTTGCCGGGCAGAACGGGCAATCAGTCCCAATTATACATAACTATAACCAAAGGTATACCGATACGGCAGGAGCCGGTAACTTACTAAACTGGGGTTATTATCCTTTGCAAGATTATAAGCATAGCTACGGCAAAACCAATATTGAAGAATTGACAGCACATATCAGTATTGGTTACCATATCCTCAAAGGATTGGATGCAAGCCTGATGTACCGATACGATAAGCAAAATACCAACCAGACAAACATACAAGATACCTCCAGCTACTATACAAGAAACCTGATCAATACTTTCAGTCAACTGAATCGTTCAACGGGCACTGTTACATATATTATTCCGTTAGGCAGCATTTTAAACAAGGACTATTCTTCACTAAATTCGTATAATTTAAGGGGACAACTGAATTTTGACAGAACATTTAATCAGGCACACAGGATCAATGCTATTTTGGGTGTTGAAGTGAGGAAGGAGTGGGCAACTAGTAACGGTGCAATATATTACGGCTACAATGCAAACCCGTTGACAAACAGTTCAAATTTAGATTATATTGATTTCTACCCGAACTTCGTTAATGGAGCAAAAGCAAAAATACCCTACGGTAGCACCCTTTCATCAACGGATAACCGCTTCCTGTCTTTCTTTTCAAACCTGTCTTATAATTATAGGGAAAAATATACCGTCTCGGCAAGTATGCGAAAAGACGGATCGAATATTTTCGGTGCCAATACCAATGATAAATGGAAACCATTATGGTCGACCGGCTTGGGCTGGCAGTTATCAAAAGAAGCTTTTTATCCTCTTTCATGGCTGCCTTTCTTAAAATTGTCTGCGACTTATGGCGTTAGTGGTAATGTAGATTTAACCAAAACCGCATTACCTATAGGTATTTACGGACAAAATACATTCGGTACGATTAGCCTCCCGGGGCTGTCCATTTCGGCAATAAATAATCCTGACTTAAGTTGGGAGCGTTCTTACCAAACAAATATTAAACTGGATTTCGCTACCCGCAAAAATACGCTTACAGGTTCGCTGGAATACTATATGAAAAAAGGTACAGACCTTTATGCACCCACTCCTTATGACTATACCACTTTCGGACTGACATCCACCATTACGGCAAACGTCGCTGACATGAAAGGGAAAGGTGTAGACATTACACTGCATAGCGTCAATATCAACAAGGCTTTCAGATGGACAACAGATTTTTTATACAGTTACAACCAGTCAGTCACGACAAAATATTACGCTAGTTCCTCAAGTGCTATCCAGTCTTTCTTAGGGCATGGGAACATGATAATGCCTGTTGTTGGCAAGCCGCTTTATTCAATAGCAGCCTACAAATGGGGAGGCCTGGATGCTAATGGCGACCCTCAAGGTTATATCAACGATACGTTAAGCACCAACTATAATGCTATTTCACAAAGTTCACTAAACAATGGATTAAAGGGTGGAAGCATTGTATATGTCGGCTCAGCGAACCCCACGAGTTTTGGAGCAATCATGAATAATTTTTCATTTAAAGGGTTTGAATTATCTTTCAATATCACCTATAAACTGGGGTATTATTTGTTGAAACCGGCACTTGCTTACAATGGGTTAGCAACAAATGGTACTAATGGGGCTGATTACGCAAAAAGATGGCAGGAGCCTGGTGACGAACATAAAACGAATGTACCGGCGTTTGTTTATCCTTTGAATGCGAGCAGAGATGGATTTTACCAACTTTCAGAAATCAATGTGATAAAGGGCGATCATATTCGGTTACAATTTATCAATCTGTCTTATTCTTTTTTGGCAAGGCGCTACAAGTTGCCTTTTAAAAACTTACAAGTATATTTTAACATCGCTAATCTCGGTATTCTATGGCGTGCCAATCACGACCATATAGATCCTGACTTTGTGAATGCAATTCCAGATCCCAAGACTTATACATTGGGTGTCAGAGCCAACTTTTAA
- a CDS encoding tyrosine-type recombinase/integrase, with protein MSRQAVQTIFAVPDIKTRIGFRDLVLMMLSYGVAARIDEILSLKIADIHLKAKNPFVILHGKGGKIRSIYLQKLLVEWLIRYLNLFHGENLKSDDFLFYSPCHGIRDKLTQPAVSKRLKLYAKIAHEKCDEVPLDLHSHLWRHSMACHWREDNINIVEIKELMGHSSLQSTMIYQDITEEQKRAAIETLEDTVTKAMKKKWKLFENKGVAAMFGL; from the coding sequence ATGAGCAGGCAGGCTGTTCAAACCATATTCGCCGTTCCTGACATAAAAACACGCATTGGTTTTAGGGATCTCGTTTTGATGATGCTGAGTTATGGAGTTGCCGCCCGCATAGATGAAATACTTTCATTGAAAATTGCCGATATCCATCTTAAAGCAAAGAATCCTTTTGTAATACTTCACGGCAAAGGAGGTAAGATTAGATCAATATATCTTCAGAAGCTACTTGTTGAATGGTTGATTCGTTATCTGAACTTATTCCATGGGGAGAACCTAAAATCAGATGATTTTTTATTCTATTCTCCATGTCATGGTATAAGGGATAAACTGACACAACCTGCTGTCAGTAAGCGATTGAAGCTATATGCAAAAATTGCTCATGAAAAGTGTGACGAGGTTCCACTCGACCTGCACAGCCATTTGTGGCGCCACAGCATGGCATGTCATTGGAGAGAAGATAATATCAATATTGTAGAAATTAAGGAATTGATGGGGCATTCAAGTTTGCAATCCACAATGATATATCAGGACATTACTGAAGAACAGAAAAGAGCAGCCATAGAAACCTTAGAAGACACAGTAACTAAAGCGATGAAAAAAAAGTGGAAACTATTTGAGAACAAGGGTGTGGCTGCAATGTTTGGATTATAA
- a CDS encoding helix-turn-helix domain-containing protein, with product MAKYHDIEFTKKVGVKIRLEREASNLSIEDVAEITGFHRNVIISIENGSNTDISHIAGVAFALNLHPKILLDVEVDIKPRFQLSGTRREKSKLTPRIGKLYNSGYFNIGRTSKEVCTEILEKYPESIKVETKNVSVILRRFCDNGKLQVLKKKGYRYNFYQKKK from the coding sequence ATGGCAAAATACCACGACATCGAATTTACAAAAAAGGTAGGAGTAAAAATAAGACTTGAAAGAGAAGCTTCTAATTTAAGTATTGAAGATGTTGCAGAAATAACAGGGTTTCATCGTAATGTAATAATTTCAATTGAAAATGGATCGAATACTGATATAAGTCATATAGCAGGAGTAGCGTTTGCATTAAATTTACACCCTAAAATTCTTTTAGATGTTGAAGTTGATATTAAGCCCCGGTTTCAGCTATCTGGAACTCGACGCGAAAAAAGTAAATTAACTCCAAGAATTGGAAAATTATATAATAGTGGTTACTTTAATATAGGGAGAACAAGCAAGGAGGTTTGTACTGAAATATTAGAAAAATATCCTGAGTCAATTAAAGTTGAAACAAAAAATGTTTCGGTAATTTTAAGACGATTTTGCGATAATGGAAAACTTCAAGTATTGAAAAAGAAAGGTTATAGATACAATTTTTATCAAAAGAAAAAATAA
- a CDS encoding TlpA family protein disulfide reductase yields MKSSKSPERAILCLRGSIRQLKKINKKRIKTILLVLVALCLGVCGFGQKIKPLCIDDPLPNISFGKMIFYKDSTAHLFDFTGKVILLDFWFTHCSVCIEMFPRIDSLQKQFGKHLQVIMVTRDSKEKVLPVIKKWELRNHVKWILPIVISDTLLHQYFPHRAEPNYVWLAPENRFVAETSHFFIRQNIMESYLAHLPDEIYNSGYSVDSLYKK; encoded by the coding sequence ATGAAATCGAGCAAATCGCCCGAAAGGGCAATACTATGCCTGCGCGGTTCTATTAGGCAATTAAAAAAAATAAATAAAAAACGAATAAAAACGATATTGCTCGTACTGGTAGCACTATGCCTTGGCGTGTGCGGGTTTGGGCAAAAGATAAAACCACTATGCATCGACGATCCTCTTCCAAATATTTCATTTGGGAAAATGATTTTTTATAAGGACAGCACAGCACATCTTTTTGACTTTACGGGTAAAGTAATTCTTCTCGATTTCTGGTTCACGCATTGTTCCGTATGTATAGAAATGTTTCCAAGGATAGATTCTTTGCAAAAACAGTTCGGCAAGCATTTGCAAGTGATCATGGTTACAAGGGATTCCAAAGAGAAAGTTTTACCGGTGATAAAAAAATGGGAACTGCGCAACCATGTAAAATGGATATTGCCCATTGTCATCAGCGATACGCTACTGCACCAGTATTTCCCGCACCGTGCCGAACCTAACTATGTGTGGCTTGCCCCGGAAAACAGGTTCGTTGCAGAAACGTCTCACTTCTTTATCCGGCAGAACATTATGGAAAGTTATCTGGCGCATTTACCGGATGAGATATACAATTCGGGCTATTCAGTCGATTCACTTTATAAAAAATAA
- a CDS encoding tyrosine-type recombinase/integrase, with the protein MDTSNLRNTYQMLMGFLIENGYKKDSLSQTKKCIRLALEAGTSPEITSYEDLFYLEVIKRGYKPEEGRYKSLRAYMGNVKQFDQKGIYPRGMNHKNGFLRPPSLYDQLNTFFQTAIDYHFEFGGLHGKQKKTVWTEARAAMNFFKHIQDRGAATFHDIENKMVYTFFFNGEKQIRGKDYCSLVKAVLKTAVPLSGESVQKILEMLPAIKWGKKNFQYLKQAESTKIRECLTKEDSGLTHLERSIGWLLYFLGLRGTDITKLKFGNIDWNHDQIHLVQSKTGEPLSVPMNAAIGNELFDYITSERPENATNTIMLSQSRPHGELRRLSGIVSRIFEKSGVRIEGGSKGVRVLRHHLVTYLLSHGIECDVVSSIVGHRSPESIKPYADADIEHLRECSISIAAFPVHNKLFTI; encoded by the coding sequence ATGGACACATCAAATCTTCGGAATACCTATCAAATGTTGATGGGCTTCCTTATTGAAAATGGTTACAAGAAAGACTCCCTCTCTCAAACCAAAAAATGTATCAGATTAGCATTGGAAGCTGGGACTTCACCGGAAATCACCTCATATGAGGACCTTTTTTATCTGGAAGTCATTAAACGAGGCTATAAGCCAGAAGAAGGCAGATATAAGTCTTTAAGGGCTTATATGGGCAATGTCAAACAGTTTGACCAAAAAGGCATTTACCCACGCGGAATGAACCACAAGAATGGATTTCTGAGACCCCCCTCATTATATGATCAATTAAACACTTTTTTCCAGACGGCTATAGACTATCATTTTGAATTTGGTGGCTTGCATGGCAAGCAGAAAAAGACTGTATGGACGGAAGCTCGCGCTGCAATGAATTTCTTCAAACATATACAAGATCGGGGAGCGGCAACATTCCATGATATTGAAAATAAGATGGTCTATACCTTCTTTTTCAATGGAGAAAAGCAAATCAGAGGCAAGGATTATTGCAGCTTGGTTAAAGCGGTATTAAAAACAGCAGTCCCATTGTCCGGAGAATCGGTACAGAAAATACTCGAGATGCTACCTGCCATAAAATGGGGTAAAAAGAACTTTCAGTATCTGAAGCAGGCGGAATCTACAAAAATACGTGAGTGTCTTACAAAAGAGGATTCAGGGCTGACACATCTTGAGCGGAGTATTGGATGGTTACTATATTTTCTCGGTTTAAGAGGGACGGATATTACAAAGCTCAAGTTCGGGAATATTGACTGGAATCATGACCAGATCCATCTTGTGCAATCAAAAACAGGTGAACCATTGTCGGTGCCCATGAATGCAGCCATAGGGAATGAATTGTTCGATTATATAACTTCGGAAAGGCCAGAAAATGCTACCAATACGATCATGTTATCGCAAAGCCGGCCCCATGGAGAATTAAGACGTCTCAGTGGCATTGTCAGTAGAATTTTTGAAAAATCAGGAGTGCGCATAGAAGGAGGTTCCAAAGGGGTGAGAGTACTTCGTCACCATTTGGTTACCTACCTGTTGAGCCACGGGATTGAGTGTGATGTTGTTTCTTCGATTGTTGGCCATCGGTCACCAGAATCTATCAAACCCTATGCGGACGCGGACATCGAGCATCTGCGTGAATGTTCAATAAGCATAGCGGCCTTTCCTGTTCACAATAAATTGTTTACAATATGA
- the tnpC gene encoding IS66 family transposase: protein MLYIETIPQNINYKELYEQSLVQIQSLQLQLAELKKMIFGSKGEKFVGSKVALADQVDLFPNDKLGQIDVVKTTLVKQHEKQNKTLNVNHPGRNPLPETLRREVISLLPDEDVSGLKPVRVEVSEQLEYQPGELFVKRYERPEYIKPSQDGLNAKRIIAPAPVKPLEKAIAGASLLTHLLVSKYCDHLPLYRQLEIFKRNDVTINHTTVSGWVKQSCELLQPLFDLHCRQVLNTDYLCVDETTIKVLDKNKKETTHQGYYWVYYDTQRKLALFDYQPGRGALYPKAMLHKFKGYLQSDGYDAYETFDKVEGVTTLCCWAHSRRKFFEAQKYDEANAVLVLEQIQQLYKVEDFCRTEHFIPEQIKNHRQQHSIPILNKLKTALETMLTEGKVLPKSPFGKAIAYTLKRWEKLTLYM, encoded by the coding sequence ATGTTATACATCGAAACGATCCCCCAAAATATCAATTACAAAGAGCTTTACGAGCAATCATTGGTGCAAATACAGTCGCTGCAATTGCAGTTGGCGGAACTTAAAAAAATGATCTTTGGCAGCAAGGGTGAAAAGTTTGTTGGATCAAAAGTAGCGTTAGCCGATCAAGTGGATTTATTTCCCAATGATAAATTGGGACAGATCGATGTTGTGAAAACCACACTTGTAAAACAGCATGAAAAGCAAAACAAGACACTCAATGTAAATCATCCCGGTCGCAACCCTTTGCCAGAGACCCTGCGTAGGGAAGTGATCTCTTTATTGCCGGATGAAGATGTTAGCGGATTAAAACCGGTGCGTGTTGAGGTATCTGAGCAATTAGAATATCAACCGGGTGAGCTGTTTGTAAAAAGATATGAACGCCCGGAATATATCAAGCCCTCACAAGATGGGCTGAATGCTAAACGCATTATTGCGCCAGCACCAGTAAAACCGTTGGAAAAGGCAATTGCCGGAGCTTCATTACTCACTCATTTGCTGGTAAGCAAATATTGTGATCATTTGCCCTTATACCGGCAATTGGAAATATTCAAACGTAATGACGTTACCATCAATCATACCACAGTTTCGGGTTGGGTAAAACAATCCTGTGAGCTGTTACAGCCTTTATTTGACCTGCATTGCAGACAGGTATTGAACACCGACTATTTGTGTGTGGATGAAACGACGATAAAAGTGCTGGATAAAAATAAAAAGGAAACAACCCATCAGGGCTATTATTGGGTGTATTATGATACGCAAAGAAAACTAGCGCTCTTCGATTATCAACCGGGCAGAGGAGCATTGTATCCCAAAGCCATGTTACATAAATTTAAAGGGTATCTACAAAGTGATGGCTATGACGCCTACGAAACCTTTGACAAGGTAGAAGGCGTTACAACGCTTTGTTGCTGGGCACATTCCCGGCGCAAGTTTTTTGAGGCGCAAAAATATGATGAAGCAAACGCGGTGCTTGTATTGGAACAAATCCAACAGTTGTATAAAGTGGAAGACTTTTGCAGAACAGAACACTTTATCCCGGAACAAATAAAAAACCATCGACAGCAACATTCCATACCGATACTAAATAAATTGAAAACGGCGTTAGAAACCATGCTAACGGAGGGGAAAGTATTGCCTAAAAGTCCTTTTGGCAAAGCAATTGCCTATACACTAAAGCGGTGGGAGAAGCTAACGCTTTATATGTAA
- a CDS encoding DUF2806 domain-containing protein — translation MTENSGLDKVTDTVSILLDKVPAPIKRNFLKALGQLSTAVIDIPAAWLESKSAEIRATSQARIQIIKSEGNKFSEQIDIPQPYIDKASEKYASKIIKEQINLDDISQKASKELASDDYSKQENSEKEISDDWLNEFENNARQMSSEEMRFIFSKILANEVKNPGNFSIRTIRLISQLDNIAAIHFQKLCSCAISMEVNNDIIDTRVVSLAGNAASNSLTKYGLSFDNLNVLQEYGLIISEFNSYMDYTPSVVTEQNTVALAFKFSNEHFAFLPTDREKYEKNMRLYGVMFSKSGKELYKIIPTEKNITYKKDFEEFLERRFLKLIPVKTN, via the coding sequence ATGACAGAAAATTCTGGACTAGACAAAGTAACAGACACAGTAAGTATACTTCTTGACAAGGTGCCTGCCCCAATAAAGAGAAATTTTCTAAAAGCACTTGGACAGTTAAGCACAGCAGTTATTGATATACCTGCAGCTTGGTTAGAAAGTAAGTCTGCTGAAATTCGCGCTACTTCTCAAGCAAGAATTCAAATTATTAAATCAGAAGGTAATAAATTTTCAGAGCAAATTGACATTCCACAACCGTATATAGACAAGGCCTCTGAAAAGTACGCTTCCAAGATAATCAAAGAACAAATTAATCTTGACGATATTTCGCAAAAGGCTTCAAAAGAATTAGCAAGTGATGACTATTCTAAACAAGAGAATTCCGAGAAAGAGATAAGTGATGATTGGTTAAATGAATTTGAAAATAATGCTAGGCAAATGTCATCCGAAGAAATGAGATTTATTTTTTCAAAAATCTTAGCGAATGAAGTGAAAAATCCAGGAAATTTTTCTATAAGAACCATAAGATTAATTTCTCAACTTGACAACATTGCTGCAATACATTTTCAGAAACTCTGTTCCTGTGCAATTTCAATGGAAGTTAATAACGACATAATTGACACGCGAGTCGTTTCACTTGCAGGTAACGCAGCTTCTAATTCATTAACAAAGTATGGACTTTCCTTTGACAACCTAAATGTATTACAAGAATATGGTCTAATTATTTCAGAGTTTAATTCATATATGGACTACACCCCTTCTGTTGTCACTGAACAAAATACAGTCGCTTTAGCTTTCAAATTTTCAAATGAGCACTTTGCTTTTTTGCCCACAGACAGGGAGAAATATGAAAAGAATATGAGATTATACGGAGTTATGTTTTCGAAATCTGGCAAAGAACTTTATAAAATTATTCCAACGGAGAAAAACATTACATATAAAAAAGATTTTGAAGAATTTCTGGAAAGGAGATTTTTAAAATTGATACCGGTAAAGACAAACTAA
- a CDS encoding tyrosine-type recombinase/integrase — protein MKRSFKSFLAPLFEEFILSRQAAGQWNKTYYENLHYFDNHMVANYPSAESLTDEMTTWCNPRSTENGNSCRVRTTAIWNFIDYARKRKWTNIESQRDPADVPCSYQPHYFTHEELTSFFRECDSYFMVLSLNKKGAQSMINRLELPVFFRLLLSSGMRTCEARWLKCRNVDLKSGVIEIEKSKSADQHRIALHQSMQNLLIKYDEAMSRLMPGREYFFPDRHNNAHTPAWEGYHFRNIWYKLNSEPARAYDLRSQYAVTNITKWENHGYELSGKLLFLSRSMGHKNIQSTFGYFHLTPMLTDKLKRNTESGFNSILPQLSKNENEE, from the coding sequence ATGAAAAGGTCATTCAAGTCATTCCTTGCACCGCTTTTCGAAGAGTTCATTCTAAGCAGGCAGGCTGCCGGTCAATGGAACAAGACATACTACGAAAACCTGCATTATTTTGATAATCACATGGTGGCCAACTATCCATCAGCAGAATCCCTTACAGATGAAATGACAACCTGGTGCAACCCAAGATCAACAGAAAACGGTAATTCTTGCAGGGTCAGGACTACGGCCATATGGAACTTCATCGATTATGCCCGCAAACGCAAGTGGACAAATATAGAATCACAGAGAGATCCTGCGGATGTACCTTGTTCCTATCAGCCCCATTATTTTACTCATGAGGAACTGACTTCCTTCTTTCGCGAATGCGACAGCTACTTCATGGTGCTGTCATTAAATAAAAAAGGGGCCCAGTCGATGATAAATCGCTTAGAGTTACCGGTATTCTTTCGCCTTCTTTTGAGCTCTGGAATGAGAACCTGCGAGGCCAGGTGGTTGAAATGCCGGAATGTGGACCTAAAAAGCGGGGTAATTGAAATTGAAAAATCTAAAAGCGCGGACCAGCACCGAATCGCGCTTCACCAGTCAATGCAGAACCTCCTGATAAAATATGATGAAGCCATGTCAAGACTGATGCCAGGACGCGAATACTTTTTTCCAGATAGGCATAACAATGCACATACGCCGGCATGGGAAGGTTATCATTTTAGGAATATATGGTATAAGTTGAACTCAGAGCCGGCACGTGCATATGATCTGCGCAGTCAGTATGCGGTGACAAATATTACCAAATGGGAGAACCACGGCTATGAATTAAGCGGAAAGCTCCTTTTTTTGTCCAGAAGCATGGGACATAAAAACATTCAAAGCACATTTGGGTACTTCCATTTAACACCAATGCTAACTGACAAATTAAAAAGGAACACAGAGAGTGGTTTCAATAGTATTTTACCTCAATTATCAAAAAATGAAAACGAAGAATAA
- a CDS encoding transposase domain-containing protein, producing MLYSLFSTCRLHNVNPEKWLIHFFENTNSTPKDKLHLLLPQNYALVPNQQ from the coding sequence ATGTTATACAGTCTGTTCTCCACCTGCCGCCTTCATAACGTGAACCCGGAAAAATGGCTGATACATTTTTTTGAAAACACAAACAGCACTCCGAAAGATAAGCTACACCTACTGCTACCGCAAAACTATGCCCTTGTTCCCAACCAGCAATGA